ATTCACATAATTCGTCATAAAAAAATCCCCCTTCAATTGAATAAATCCCCTGTGCTTAAGGAAGATTATACTTGAAGGAGGTACTATAAATGAAATACATATTTCGCATAAACATTATGCCTTTTAACTATATTGTTATTAAATCGGCTTTGTCATGAATATAAAATAAAAAACACCTCGCAAGCGTCCAAGCGAGGTGTTTAAAAAATTAGCTAAAAGCTAAAATTATTTTTGGATAGATGCTACAACGCCAGCGCCTACAGTACGGCCACCCTCACGGATAGAGAACTTAGTACCTTCTTCAAGAGCGATTGGAGCGATTAATTCTACAGTCATTTCGATGTTATCGCCAGGCATAACCATTTCTACGCCTTCAGGTAACATACAAATACCAGTTACATCAGTTGTACGGAAGTAGAACTGAGGACGGTAGTTAGAGAAGAATGGAGTATGACGTCCACCCTCTTCTTTTGATAAAACATAAACTTCAGCTTTGAAGTTTGTGTGTGGAGTGATTGAACCTGGTTTAGCTAATACTTGACCACGTTGGATATCTTCACGAGCAATACCACGTAATAAAGCACCGATGTTGTCGCCAGCTTCAGCGTAATCTAATAATTTACGGAACATTTCTACACCAGTTACAGTTGTAGTTTTAGCTTCTTCTTCGATACCGATAACTTCTACAACGTCACCAACTTTAACTTGACCACGTTCAACACGGCCAGTTGCTACTGTACCACGACCAGTGATAGAGAATACATCCTCTACTGGCATCATGAATGGTTTGTCAGTTTGACGTTCTGGAGTTGGGATGTAAGAATCTACAGCGTCCATTAATTCAATAATTTTAGCTTCCCATTCTGGTTCGCCTTCTAATGCTTTAAGAGCTGAACCTTTGATTAC
The sequence above is a segment of the Solibacillus sp. FSL H8-0523 genome. Coding sequences within it:
- the tuf gene encoding elongation factor Tu; translation: MAKEKFDRSKTHANVGTIGHVDHGKTTLTAAIATVLSKAMGGEAKSYADIDNAPEEKERGITINTSHVEYETATRHYAHVDCPGHADYVKNMITGAAQMDGGILVVSAADGPMPQTREHILLSKQVGVPYLVVFMNKCDMVDDEELLELVEMEIRDLLSEYDFPGDDLPVIKGSALKALEGEPEWEAKIIELMDAVDSYIPTPERQTDKPFMMPVEDVFSITGRGTVATGRVERGQVKVGDVVEVIGIEEEAKTTTVTGVEMFRKLLDYAEAGDNIGALLRGIAREDIQRGQVLAKPGSITPHTNFKAEVYVLSKEEGGRHTPFFSNYRPQFYFRTTDVTGICMLPEGVEMVMPGDNIEMTVELIAPIALEEGTKFSIREGGRTVGAGVVASIQK